The Streptomyces camelliae genome window below encodes:
- a CDS encoding M50 family metallopeptidase produces MFILGIVVFAVGLLVSIAWHELGHLSTAKLFGIRVPQYMVGFGPTVWSRKKGDTEYGVKAIPLGGYIRMIGMFPPDEEGRVSARSTSPWRGMIEDARSAAFEELQPGDETRMFYTRKPWKRVIVMFAGPFMNLILAVALFFTVLMGFGIQQQTTTVASVSPCVIAQSENRDSCKKSDPASPAQAAGIQKRDKIVSFDGKNTKDWNTLSDLIRDSAGKTVPIVVVRDGKQLTLHATIATNLVAKKDSSGQYVQGKYVKAGFLGFSSATGVVHQSFGESVTWMTDRVGDAVDSLAALPAKIPALWNAAFGNGPREPDSPVGIVGAARITGDIATLDIPASQQVAMFVMLLAGFNLSLFLFNMLPLLPLDGGHIAGALWEALRRNVARVLRRPDPGPFDVAKLMPVAYVVAGIFVCFTVLVLIADVVNPIKIS; encoded by the coding sequence ATGTTCATCCTCGGCATAGTGGTCTTCGCGGTCGGCCTGCTCGTCTCGATCGCGTGGCACGAGCTGGGGCACCTGTCCACGGCGAAGCTCTTCGGCATCCGCGTGCCGCAGTACATGGTCGGCTTCGGCCCGACCGTCTGGTCGCGGAAGAAGGGCGACACCGAGTACGGCGTCAAGGCGATCCCGCTCGGCGGCTACATCCGCATGATCGGCATGTTCCCGCCCGACGAGGAGGGCCGGGTCTCCGCCCGCTCCACCTCGCCGTGGCGCGGCATGATCGAGGACGCCCGCTCGGCCGCCTTCGAGGAGCTGCAGCCGGGCGACGAGACGCGCATGTTCTACACGCGCAAGCCGTGGAAGCGCGTGATCGTCATGTTCGCGGGCCCGTTCATGAACCTGATCCTGGCGGTCGCCCTCTTCTTCACGGTCCTGATGGGCTTCGGCATCCAGCAGCAGACGACGACCGTCGCCTCGGTCTCGCCCTGCGTCATCGCCCAGAGCGAGAACCGCGACAGCTGCAAGAAGTCCGACCCCGCGTCCCCGGCCCAGGCCGCCGGCATCCAGAAGCGCGACAAGATCGTCTCCTTCGACGGCAAGAACACGAAGGACTGGAACACGCTGTCGGACCTGATCCGCGACAGCGCGGGCAAGACGGTCCCGATCGTGGTGGTGCGAGACGGCAAGCAGCTCACTCTCCACGCCACGATCGCGACGAACCTGGTCGCCAAGAAGGACTCCAGCGGTCAGTACGTCCAGGGCAAGTACGTCAAGGCCGGCTTCCTCGGCTTCAGCTCCGCCACCGGCGTGGTCCACCAGAGCTTCGGCGAGTCCGTGACCTGGATGACCGACCGGGTCGGCGACGCCGTCGACTCCCTCGCCGCCCTGCCCGCCAAGATCCCGGCGCTGTGGAACGCCGCCTTCGGCAACGGCCCGCGCGAACCGGACTCCCCGGTGGGCATCGTCGGCGCGGCCCGCATCACCGGCGACATCGCCACCCTCGACATCCCCGCCTCCCAGCAGGTGGCGATGTTCGTGATGCTTCTCGCCGGTTTCAACCTCTCCCTGTTCCTGTTCAACATGCTCCCGCTCCTCCCGCTCGACGGCGGCCACATCGCGGGCGCCCTGTGGGAGGCCCTGCGCCGCAACGTGGCGAGGGTGCTGCGCCGCCCGGACCCGGGCCCGTTCGACGTGGCGAAGCTGATGCCGGTGGCTTATGTGGTGGCGGGGATCTTTGTTTGCTTTACCGTTCTCGTCCTGATCGCAGATGTCGTTAACCCGATCAAGATCAGCTAG
- a CDS encoding glycoside hydrolase family 31 protein — translation MNQPAGIQPALAQPKVSLAQSSPTVGRVQVKDGALEWSGRQETVRIEPWGPDAVRVRARLGGPVLQGLPGALLDSPPAAEATVDAGDGEGRLTVGSLTVEVSAEGMLRFLRTDDGSELLAEERAHFWWPGPRLYTAVGNGYHRLEQRFAAYEDEKLYGLGQHQHGRLDQKGLVLDLVQRNSEVSVPVLVSSRGYTLLWNNPAIGRVELAGNGTRWVADSARQIDYWITAGTPGEGQRNYSAATGRSPMLPEWAAGFWQCKLRYRTQDELLDVAREYKRRGLPISAIVCDFFHWTHLGEWKFDPKEWPDPAGMVRELEDLGIKLVVSVWPSVSPLSENHQLMEQRGYFVGTQYGPMAHADWPDKEVASTVQVAFYDPTNPEARDFVWSRIRENYLTPYGITAFWLDACEPELKPGFAENLRYWAGPGLEVGNLYPLENARTFHEGLLASGEPEVITLNRSAWAGSQRHGAALWSGDIGTDFATLRRQIAAGLNTALSGIPWWNTDIGGFHGGDPDDPAYREVMVRWFQFGALSPLMRLHGFRDPGLPLGPDMTGGPNEVWSYGEEAGAILERYLRLRERLKPYILTVMREAHEEGLPVMRPLFLEFPDDQAAWSVDDAYLFGRDLLVAPVLTAGATARTAYLPAGARWTDAWTGETYEGGTAVTVDAPLDRIPLFLRDGARLPVGE, via the coding sequence GTGAATCAGCCTGCCGGTATTCAGCCTGCCCTCGCGCAGCCCAAGGTCAGCCTTGCCCAGTCCTCCCCCACCGTCGGCCGCGTCCAGGTGAAGGACGGGGCGCTGGAGTGGAGCGGCCGTCAGGAGACGGTGCGGATCGAGCCATGGGGTCCGGACGCGGTCCGGGTGCGGGCCCGGCTCGGCGGCCCGGTGCTGCAGGGTCTCCCGGGCGCGCTCCTCGATTCCCCGCCCGCCGCCGAGGCGACGGTCGACGCCGGTGACGGGGAAGGCCGGCTGACGGTCGGATCGCTGACCGTCGAGGTGAGCGCCGAGGGCATGCTCCGCTTCCTGCGCACCGACGACGGCAGCGAGCTGCTCGCCGAGGAGCGCGCCCACTTCTGGTGGCCCGGCCCGCGTCTCTACACGGCGGTCGGCAACGGCTACCACCGGCTGGAGCAGCGTTTCGCCGCGTACGAGGACGAGAAGCTGTACGGCCTCGGCCAGCACCAGCACGGTCGGCTGGACCAGAAGGGCCTGGTGCTGGACCTGGTGCAGCGCAACAGCGAGGTGAGCGTCCCGGTGCTGGTGTCCAGCCGGGGCTACACCCTGCTGTGGAACAACCCGGCGATCGGCCGGGTGGAGCTGGCGGGCAACGGCACCCGCTGGGTCGCGGACTCGGCCCGGCAGATCGACTACTGGATCACGGCGGGCACTCCGGGCGAGGGCCAGCGCAACTACAGCGCGGCCACCGGGCGTTCGCCGATGCTCCCGGAGTGGGCGGCGGGCTTCTGGCAGTGCAAGCTGCGCTACCGCACCCAGGACGAACTCCTCGACGTGGCACGGGAGTACAAGCGCCGGGGCCTGCCGATCTCGGCGATCGTGTGCGACTTCTTCCACTGGACGCACCTGGGCGAGTGGAAGTTCGACCCGAAGGAGTGGCCCGACCCGGCGGGCATGGTCCGCGAGCTGGAGGACCTGGGCATCAAGCTGGTGGTGTCCGTGTGGCCGTCGGTGTCCCCGCTGTCGGAGAACCATCAACTGATGGAGCAGCGCGGCTACTTCGTCGGCACCCAGTACGGCCCGATGGCGCACGCCGACTGGCCGGACAAGGAGGTCGCCTCCACCGTCCAGGTCGCCTTCTACGACCCCACGAACCCCGAGGCCCGCGACTTCGTGTGGTCGAGGATCCGGGAGAACTACCTCACCCCGTACGGCATCACGGCGTTCTGGCTGGACGCGTGCGAGCCCGAGCTGAAGCCCGGCTTCGCGGAGAACCTGCGCTACTGGGCGGGACCGGGCCTGGAGGTCGGCAACCTCTACCCGCTGGAGAACGCCCGCACCTTCCACGAGGGCCTGCTGGCGTCCGGGGAGCCGGAGGTGATCACCCTCAACCGCTCGGCGTGGGCGGGCAGTCAGCGGCACGGCGCGGCCCTGTGGTCCGGTGACATCGGCACCGACTTCGCGACCCTGCGCCGGCAGATCGCGGCCGGCCTCAACACCGCGCTGTCCGGCATCCCGTGGTGGAACACCGACATCGGCGGCTTCCACGGCGGCGACCCGGACGATCCGGCGTACCGCGAGGTGATGGTCCGCTGGTTCCAGTTCGGCGCGCTGTCCCCGCTGATGCGGCTGCACGGCTTCCGCGACCCCGGTCTGCCGCTGGGCCCGGACATGACCGGCGGTCCGAACGAGGTGTGGTCGTACGGCGAGGAGGCCGGCGCGATCCTGGAGCGGTACCTGCGGCTGCGCGAGCGCCTGAAGCCGTACATCCTCACCGTCATGCGCGAGGCGCACGAGGAGGGGCTGCCGGTGATGCGCCCGCTGTTCCTGGAGTTCCCGGACGACCAGGCGGCCTGGTCGGTGGACGACGCCTACCTCTTCGGCCGGGACCTGCTGGTCGCGCCGGTGCTGACCGCCGGCGCCACGGCCCGCACGGCGTACCTCCCGGCGGGCGCGCGCTGGACGGACGCCTGGACGGGTGAGACGTACGAGGGCGGTACGGCGGTGACGGTGGACGCCCCCCTGGACCGGATCCCGCTGTTCCTGCGGGACGGGGCACGGCTGCCTGTAGGGGAGTAG
- the ispG gene encoding flavodoxin-dependent (E)-4-hydroxy-3-methylbut-2-enyl-diphosphate synthase has protein sequence MTAISLGMPSVPTKLAERRKSRQIQVGSVAVGGDAPVSVQSMTTTRTSDIGATLQQIAELTASGCQIVRVACPTQDDADALATIAKKSQIPVIADIHFQPKYVFAAIEAGCAAVRVNPGNIKQFDDKVKEIAKAAKDHGTPIRIGVNAGSLDRRLLQKYGKATPEALVESALWEASLFEEHDFRDIKISVKHNDPVVMIEAYKQLAAQCDYPLHLGVTEAGPAFQGTIKSAVAFGALLSQGIGDTIRVSLSAPPVEEVKVGTQILESLNLRQRGLEIVSCPSCGRAQVDVYKLAEEVTAGLTGMEVPLRVAVMGCVVNGPGEAREADLGVASGNGKGQIFVKGEVIKTVPESKIVETLIEEAMKLAEKMQDEGVESGEPSVSVAG, from the coding sequence ATGACTGCGATTTCTCTCGGCATGCCGTCCGTTCCGACCAAGCTCGCCGAGCGCCGCAAGAGCCGGCAGATCCAGGTCGGAAGCGTGGCGGTCGGCGGAGACGCACCGGTCTCGGTCCAGTCGATGACCACGACCCGTACGTCGGACATCGGCGCCACCCTCCAGCAGATCGCCGAGCTGACCGCGTCCGGCTGCCAGATCGTCCGCGTGGCCTGCCCCACCCAGGACGACGCCGACGCCCTCGCCACCATCGCCAAGAAGTCCCAGATCCCGGTGATCGCGGACATCCACTTCCAGCCCAAGTACGTCTTCGCGGCGATCGAGGCGGGCTGCGCGGCGGTCCGGGTGAACCCCGGCAACATCAAGCAGTTCGACGACAAGGTCAAGGAGATCGCCAAGGCCGCCAAGGACCACGGCACCCCGATCCGCATCGGCGTCAACGCCGGCTCCCTCGACCGGCGCCTGCTCCAGAAGTACGGCAAGGCGACGCCCGAGGCGCTGGTGGAGAGCGCGCTGTGGGAGGCGTCCCTCTTCGAGGAGCACGACTTCCGCGACATCAAGATCTCGGTCAAGCACAACGACCCGGTCGTCATGATCGAGGCGTACAAGCAGCTCGCGGCCCAGTGCGACTACCCCCTCCACCTCGGCGTGACCGAGGCGGGCCCGGCGTTCCAGGGCACGATCAAGTCGGCGGTCGCCTTCGGCGCGCTGCTGTCCCAGGGCATCGGCGACACGATCCGCGTCTCGCTGTCCGCGCCTCCGGTCGAGGAGGTCAAGGTCGGCACCCAGATCCTGGAGTCCCTGAACCTCCGCCAGCGTGGCCTGGAGATCGTCTCCTGCCCGTCCTGCGGACGCGCCCAGGTCGACGTCTACAAGCTGGCCGAAGAGGTCACGGCGGGCCTGACCGGCATGGAGGTCCCGCTGCGCGTCGCCGTCATGGGCTGCGTGGTGAACGGACCCGGCGAGGCCCGCGAGGCCGACCTCGGCGTGGCCTCCGGCAACGGCAAGGGCCAGATCTTCGTCAAGGGCGAGGTCATCAAGACCGTCCCCGAGTCCAAGATCGTCGAGACCCTCATCGAGGAGGCCATGAAGCTGGCCGAGAAGATGCAGGACGAGGGTGTGGAGTCGGGGGAGCCGTCGGTGTCGGTGGCCGGCTGA
- a CDS encoding LacI family DNA-binding transcriptional regulator: MVTLAEVAQHAGVSASTVSYVLSGKRSISATTRQRVEQSIRELGYHPNAGARALASNRSNIIALMVPLRTDMYVPVMMEIAIAVATTARTHGYDVLLLTGEEGPDAVRRVTGSGLADAMILMDVELEDERLPLLRQTDQHSVLIGLPADPNGLTCVDLDWSATGALCVEHLAGLGHRDIAVIGEAPAVYERHTGFAERTLDGLRSWARASGVRVLHRPCEGGYDAMALTLARIFDERPGTTGFVVQNESAVEPLLALLRQQGRAVPEDVSVVAICPDQVAVQASVRLTSVAIPAQEMGRHAVEHLVAKLDGRGDDDVVLLAPELTVRASTGPAPAAS; the protein is encoded by the coding sequence ATGGTCACCCTCGCCGAGGTCGCCCAGCACGCCGGAGTGTCGGCGAGCACGGTGAGCTATGTCCTCAGCGGCAAGCGGTCCATCTCCGCGACCACCCGGCAGCGGGTCGAGCAGAGCATCCGGGAGCTGGGGTACCACCCGAACGCCGGCGCCCGCGCCCTGGCGAGCAACCGGTCGAACATCATCGCGCTGATGGTCCCGCTGCGCACCGACATGTACGTGCCGGTGATGATGGAGATCGCGATCGCGGTGGCGACCACGGCCCGGACGCACGGCTACGACGTCCTGCTGCTCACCGGCGAGGAGGGCCCGGACGCGGTGCGCCGGGTGACCGGCAGCGGGCTCGCCGACGCCATGATCCTGATGGACGTGGAGCTGGAGGACGAGCGGCTGCCGCTGCTGCGGCAGACCGACCAGCACTCGGTCCTGATCGGGCTGCCCGCCGACCCGAACGGTCTGACCTGCGTGGACCTGGACTGGAGTGCGACGGGCGCGCTGTGCGTGGAGCATCTCGCGGGGCTCGGTCACCGTGACATCGCTGTCATCGGCGAGGCACCGGCCGTCTACGAACGGCACACCGGCTTCGCCGAGCGCACCCTCGACGGGCTGCGCTCCTGGGCCCGTGCGTCAGGCGTCAGGGTGCTGCACCGGCCGTGCGAGGGCGGGTACGACGCGATGGCCCTCACCCTGGCCCGGATCTTCGACGAGCGCCCGGGGACGACCGGGTTCGTGGTGCAGAACGAGTCCGCGGTGGAGCCGCTGCTCGCGCTGCTGCGCCAGCAGGGCCGGGCCGTGCCCGAGGACGTGTCCGTGGTCGCGATCTGCCCGGACCAGGTCGCCGTCCAGGCCTCGGTGCGGCTGACCTCGGTGGCCATCCCCGCGCAGGAGATGGGCCGGCACGCCGTGGAGCATCTGGTGGCCAAGCTGGACGGGCGGGGCGACGACGACGTCGTGCTGCTCGCGCCCGAGCTGACCGTGCGGGCGAGTACGGGACCGGCGCCGGCCGCGTCCTGA
- the dxr gene encoding 1-deoxy-D-xylulose-5-phosphate reductoisomerase: protein MTDSPAHPAPLADPHLVYDPLAGDGPKDVVILGSTGSVGTQAIDLVLRNPDRFRVTALSANGGRVSLLAEQARRLRVRTVAVAREDAVAALREALAAEYGAGEPLPEILAGPQAATEVAASDCHTVLNGITGSIGLAPTLAALEAGRTLALANKESLIVGGPLVKALAKPGQIIPVDSEHAALFQALAAGTRADVRKLVVTASGGPFRGRTKQELTKVTVEDALAHPTWAMGPVITINSATLVNKGLEVIEAHLLYDIPFDRIEVVVHPQSYVHSMVEFTDGSTIAQATPPDMRGPIAIGLGWPERVPEAAPAFDWSKASTWEFFPLDNEAFPSVNLARHVGMLAGTAPAVFNAANEECVEAFRSGALPFNGIMETVTRVVEEHGTPVTGTSLTVSDVLEAETWARTRARELTATTASAEARA from the coding sequence ATGACCGACAGTCCCGCCCATCCGGCCCCTCTCGCCGATCCGCACCTCGTCTACGACCCGCTCGCCGGCGACGGGCCGAAGGACGTGGTGATCCTCGGCTCCACCGGATCCGTTGGCACCCAGGCCATCGACCTCGTGCTCCGCAACCCCGACCGCTTCCGGGTCACCGCCCTGTCCGCCAACGGCGGCCGCGTGTCCCTCCTCGCCGAGCAGGCCCGCCGGCTGCGGGTGCGGACCGTCGCGGTCGCCCGCGAGGACGCCGTAGCGGCCCTGCGCGAGGCCCTCGCCGCCGAGTACGGCGCCGGGGAGCCGCTGCCCGAGATCCTCGCCGGACCTCAGGCGGCCACCGAGGTCGCCGCCTCCGACTGCCACACGGTGCTGAACGGCATCACCGGCTCCATCGGCCTCGCCCCCACCCTCGCCGCCCTGGAGGCCGGCCGTACCCTCGCCCTCGCCAACAAGGAGTCGCTGATCGTCGGCGGCCCCCTGGTCAAGGCGCTCGCCAAGCCCGGCCAGATCATCCCGGTCGACTCCGAGCACGCGGCGCTCTTCCAGGCGCTGGCGGCGGGGACGCGGGCCGACGTCCGCAAGCTGGTGGTCACGGCCTCCGGCGGCCCCTTCCGCGGCCGTACGAAGCAGGAGCTGACGAAGGTCACCGTCGAGGACGCCCTCGCCCACCCGACCTGGGCGATGGGCCCGGTGATCACGATCAACTCCGCGACCCTCGTCAACAAGGGCCTGGAGGTCATCGAGGCACACCTCCTCTACGACATTCCCTTCGACCGCATTGAGGTGGTCGTGCATCCCCAGTCGTATGTTCACTCGATGGTCGAGTTCACCGACGGATCCACGATCGCCCAGGCGACGCCCCCCGACATGCGCGGGCCCATCGCCATCGGTCTGGGCTGGCCCGAACGCGTACCCGAAGCCGCGCCCGCCTTCGACTGGAGCAAGGCCTCCACGTGGGAGTTCTTCCCACTGGACAACGAGGCCTTCCCGTCGGTGAACCTCGCCCGGCACGTGGGGATGCTCGCGGGCACGGCCCCGGCGGTGTTCAATGCGGCCAACGAGGAGTGCGTCGAGGCCTTCCGCAGCGGCGCGCTGCCCTTCAACGGGATCATGGAGACCGTCACCCGGGTCGTCGAGGAACACGGCACCCCGGTCACGGGAACCTCACTCACCGTGTCGGACGTCCTCGAAGCGGAGACCTGGGCCCGCACCCGGGCCCGGGAACTGACAGCCACCACGGCGAGCGCGGAGGCGCGTGCATGA
- a CDS encoding transposase produces MDLVDPEFRYREGTKCLTIRWHERTGTPVPPDPTDSQWARIEDLLRSRCRPHHFRSPLDLRAALTGMLHRLRTGILWRDLPDRFGAPERVRFRQRTWLADGVWLEIVKLLNEEEMGTPVLSHAEGPEPAIRTALDTEPRPSRQDGPVNPAKIS; encoded by the coding sequence GTGGACCTCGTGGACCCGGAGTTCCGCTACCGGGAGGGAACGAAGTGCTTGACGATCCGGTGGCATGAGCGCACGGGGACACCTGTCCCTCCGGACCCCACAGACAGCCAGTGGGCCCGTATCGAGGATCTGCTCCGCTCCAGGTGCCGGCCGCATCACTTTCGGTCACCGCTGGATCTGCGAGCAGCACTCACGGGGATGCTGCACCGCCTGCGCACCGGAATCCTCTGGCGCGACCTTCCAGACCGGTTCGGTGCCCCGGAGAGGGTCCGCTTCAGGCAGCGCACGTGGTTGGCGGACGGCGTGTGGCTGGAGATCGTGAAGCTCCTCAACGAGGAGGAGATGGGCACACCGGTGTTGAGCCATGCGGAAGGGCCGGAGCCGGCCATCCGTACGGCACTCGACACTGAACCTCGCCCGAGTCGCCAGGACGGTCCGGTTAACCCGGCGAAAATCTCGTAG
- a CDS encoding acyl-CoA dehydrogenase family protein, translating into MSAPTTPRTNVTEREARQVAEAAREQDWRKPSFAKELFLGRFRLDLIHPHPLPDDESVRRGEEFLAKLRAFCETTIDSSRIEREARIPDEVVAGLKELGALGMKIDPKYGGLGLTQLYYNKALALVGSASPAVGALLSAHQSIGVPQPLKMFGTQEQKDAFLPRCARTDISAFLLTEPDVGSDPARLATTAVPDGDDYVLDGVKLWTTNGVVADLLVVMARVPKSEGHKGGITAFVVEATSEGITVENRNAFMGLRGIENGVTRFHQVRVPAANRIGPEGAGLKIALTTLNTGRLSLPAMCAGAGKWCLKIAREWSAEREQWGKPVALHEAVGSKISFIAATTFALEAVLDLSSQMADEDRNDIRIEAALAKLYGSEMAWKMADELVQIRGGRGYETAESLRARGERGVPAEQILRDLRINRIFEGSTEIMHLLIAREAVDAHLSVAGDLIDPDKSLSDKAKAGANAGVFYAKWLPKLVAGPGQLPMAYGQFKHGIDLSGHLRYVERTARKLARSTFYAMSRWQGRMETKQGFLGRIVDIGAELFAMSAACVRAERLRAQGDHGREAYQLADAFCRQARIRVEELFDRLWTNTDDLDRTVVKAVLAGSYTWLEEGVVDPSGDGPWIADATPGPSARENERRPYGD; encoded by the coding sequence ATGTCCGCCCCCACCACACCCCGTACCAACGTCACCGAGCGCGAAGCCCGCCAGGTGGCGGAGGCCGCCCGGGAACAGGACTGGCGCAAGCCCAGCTTCGCCAAGGAACTGTTCCTCGGGCGCTTCCGGCTCGACCTCATCCATCCCCACCCGCTCCCCGACGACGAGTCGGTCCGGCGCGGCGAGGAGTTCCTGGCCAAGCTCCGCGCCTTCTGCGAGACGACGATCGACTCGTCCCGGATCGAGCGCGAGGCCCGCATCCCGGACGAGGTCGTGGCGGGCCTGAAGGAGCTCGGCGCCCTCGGCATGAAGATCGACCCCAAGTACGGCGGTCTCGGCCTCACCCAGCTCTACTACAACAAGGCCCTCGCCCTGGTCGGCTCCGCGAGCCCCGCCGTCGGCGCGCTGCTCTCCGCCCATCAGTCGATCGGCGTGCCCCAGCCGCTGAAGATGTTCGGCACCCAGGAGCAGAAGGACGCCTTCCTGCCCCGCTGCGCCCGCACCGACATCTCCGCCTTCCTGCTCACCGAGCCGGACGTCGGCTCCGACCCGGCCCGCCTCGCCACCACGGCGGTGCCCGACGGGGACGACTACGTACTCGACGGAGTGAAACTCTGGACCACCAACGGAGTGGTCGCCGACCTGCTCGTGGTGATGGCACGGGTGCCGAAGTCGGAGGGCCACAAGGGGGGCATCACCGCGTTCGTGGTGGAGGCCACGTCGGAGGGCATCACCGTCGAGAACCGCAACGCCTTCATGGGCCTGCGCGGCATCGAGAACGGCGTCACCCGCTTCCACCAGGTCCGGGTCCCCGCCGCCAACCGCATCGGCCCCGAGGGCGCGGGCCTGAAGATCGCGCTCACCACCCTCAACACCGGCCGGCTCTCGCTGCCCGCGATGTGCGCCGGGGCCGGGAAGTGGTGTCTGAAGATCGCCCGCGAGTGGTCGGCGGAGCGCGAGCAGTGGGGCAAGCCGGTCGCGCTGCACGAGGCCGTCGGCTCCAAGATCAGCTTCATCGCGGCGACGACGTTCGCCCTGGAGGCCGTCCTCGACCTGTCCTCCCAGATGGCCGACGAGGACCGCAACGACATCCGTATCGAGGCCGCCCTCGCCAAGCTCTACGGCTCCGAGATGGCCTGGAAGATGGCCGACGAACTGGTCCAGATCCGCGGCGGCCGGGGCTATGAGACGGCCGAGTCGCTGAGGGCGCGCGGCGAGCGCGGGGTCCCGGCCGAGCAGATCCTGCGCGACCTGCGGATCAACCGCATCTTCGAGGGCTCGACGGAGATCATGCACCTGCTGATCGCCCGCGAGGCCGTCGACGCCCACCTCTCGGTCGCGGGCGACCTCATCGACCCCGACAAGTCCCTGTCGGACAAGGCGAAGGCGGGCGCGAACGCGGGCGTCTTCTACGCCAAGTGGCTGCCGAAGCTGGTCGCCGGACCGGGTCAACTCCCCATGGCCTACGGCCAGTTCAAGCACGGAATCGATCTGTCGGGACATCTGCGCTACGTCGAGCGCACCGCCCGCAAGCTGGCCCGCTCCACCTTCTACGCCATGTCCCGCTGGCAGGGCCGGATGGAGACCAAGCAGGGCTTCCTCGGCCGGATCGTGGACATCGGCGCCGAACTGTTCGCGATGAGCGCCGCCTGCGTACGGGCCGAACGGCTGCGCGCGCAGGGCGACCACGGCCGCGAGGCCTACCAGCTGGCCGACGCCTTCTGCCGCCAGGCCCGCATCAGGGTCGAGGAACTCTTCGACCGGCTGTGGACCAACACGGACGACCTGGACCGCACGGTGGTCAAGGCGGTCCTGGCCGGGTCGTACACCTGGCTGGAGGAGGGTGTCGTCGACCCCTCCGGGGACGGCCCGTGGATCGCGGACGCGACCCCCGGACCGTCGGCGCGGGAGAACGAGCGCCGCCCCTACGGCGACTGA
- a CDS encoding recombinase family protein, with protein sequence MQQGTVPCADDKAEDTEIVAVGAYMRVSTAEQRGKYGIPAQAQAIRAFVGERSSWRLAGAREDMGESGSTDSRPGLKALLGDISSGQVNLVLVHRLDRLGRTEAAIWRCIWEADRPAIRRRPPSIADRTVYG encoded by the coding sequence ATGCAGCAAGGTACTGTGCCGTGCGCAGATGACAAGGCCGAGGACACGGAGATCGTTGCTGTCGGCGCATACATGCGCGTCTCCACTGCGGAGCAGAGGGGGAAGTACGGAATTCCGGCCCAGGCGCAGGCCATCCGGGCGTTCGTGGGAGAGCGGTCGTCATGGCGTCTGGCGGGGGCTCGTGAGGACATGGGTGAGTCGGGCTCGACGGACTCGCGCCCTGGTCTGAAGGCACTCCTTGGTGACATCTCCTCGGGGCAGGTGAATCTCGTCCTCGTGCATCGCCTCGACCGTCTGGGGCGAACGGAGGCGGCCATCTGGCGTTGCATCTGGGAGGCGGACCGCCCGGCCATCCGCCGTCGGCCGCCTTCAATTGCCGACCGGACTGTGTACGGCTGA
- a CDS encoding HNH/endonuclease VII fold putative polymorphic toxin: MTASLTGGVVFRVSPDADASWACSGVTGDHGYGHYYGEGGVGDQGSHFNARLWENPQTDKGPGTAQHYEYPEPEG; the protein is encoded by the coding sequence GTGACGGCTTCGTTGACCGGGGGAGTTGTTTTTCGTGTAAGCCCTGATGCTGACGCTTCTTGGGCTTGTTCAGGTGTTACTGGTGATCACGGCTACGGGCACTATTACGGCGAAGGCGGAGTGGGCGATCAGGGTTCGCATTTCAACGCACGGCTATGGGAGAATCCGCAAACTGATAAGGGCCCAGGGACTGCACAACATTACGAGTACCCCGAGCCGGAAGGCTGA
- a CDS encoding chorismate mutase, producing the protein MRIATPLRYVLPAGVAVLLAAAPASAAPAPLSPLRPVASLAADRLATADLVAAAKWGTDSPIDDPAREQQVLDSVAAQAQRIGADPDEVRRIFRDQIEANKVVQRALFARWTAHPEQAPTTKPDLNVVRQTINRINTDLVQSLADTTPERAAPTCDPELAVAVVEVHHEKHPDLLHTAALVRSLVSVCRD; encoded by the coding sequence ATGCGTATCGCCACTCCCCTCAGGTATGTACTGCCGGCCGGCGTCGCCGTCCTGCTCGCCGCCGCGCCCGCCTCCGCGGCCCCCGCACCGCTCTCCCCGTTGCGGCCGGTCGCCTCCCTCGCCGCCGACCGTCTGGCCACCGCCGACCTGGTCGCCGCCGCCAAGTGGGGCACCGACAGCCCCATCGACGACCCGGCCCGCGAGCAGCAGGTCCTCGACTCCGTCGCCGCCCAGGCCCAGCGGATCGGCGCCGACCCCGACGAGGTCCGGCGCATCTTCCGCGACCAGATCGAGGCCAACAAGGTCGTCCAGCGCGCCCTGTTCGCCCGGTGGACGGCCCACCCGGAGCAGGCCCCGACCACCAAGCCCGACCTGAACGTGGTCCGTCAGACGATCAACCGCATCAACACGGACCTCGTCCAGAGCCTCGCCGACACCACCCCGGAGCGCGCCGCCCCGACGTGCGATCCCGAACTCGCCGTGGCCGTCGTCGAGGTCCACCACGAGAAGCACCCGGACCTGCTGCACACCGCCGCCCTGGTCCGCTCCCTGGTCTCCGTCTGCCGCGACTGA